The following coding sequences are from one Musa acuminata AAA Group cultivar baxijiao chromosome BXJ2-4, Cavendish_Baxijiao_AAA, whole genome shotgun sequence window:
- the LOC135610914 gene encoding probable N-acetyltransferase HLS1 isoform X1: MEMMETMAAAVEGGVVVIREYNAERDRVGVEAVERRCEVGPSGGGMSLFTDLLGDPLCRVRHSPPFLMLVAEVICGSESREIVGIVRGCIKTVACGARKPHRGSSTTTAPLTSLAKHHTAPSPIYANVAYLLGLRVSPAHRRRGIGLKLVERMEEWFKEKGAEYAYMATEKDNEASIRLFTGRCGYSKFRTPAILVQPVFAHRLALPRAIAIVRLPAADAEALYRRRFAATEFFPRDIDAVLANPLSLGTFLAVPAGCAAAARWEGADAFLADPPSSWAVASVWNSKEVFRLEVRGAGRWRRALALASRAVDWALPWLRIPSVPDLFRPFGMYLMYGLGGEGPAAAAYARAVCRHAHNMARTDPGCRVVAAEVAACEPLREGIPHWSRLSCAEDLWCVKRLAEEYSDGALGDWTKAPPPPTIFVDPREF; encoded by the exons ATGGAGATGATGGAGAcgatggcggcggcggtggaagGAGGAGTGGTAGTGATCAGGGAGTACAACGCGGAGCGGGACAGGGTGGGAGTGGAGGCTGTAGAGCGAAGGTGCGAGGTAGGGCCCAGCGGCGGCGGCATGTCCCTCTTCACCGACCTGCTCGGCGACCCCCTCTGCCGCGTCCGCCACTCCCCTCCCTTCCTCATGCTG GTAGCGGAGGTGATATGTGGGTCGGAGAGCAGGGAGATCGTTGGGATTGTGCGCGGGTGCATCAAGACCGTGGCCTGCGGCGCCCGGAAGCCCCACCGCGGCTCCAGCACTACCACCGCCCCCTTAACGTCCCTCGCGAAGCACCACACCGCCCCTTCCCCCATCTATGCGAACGTCGCGTACCTCCTCGGCCTCCGCGTCTCCCCCGCCCACCG ACGACGAGGGATCGGGTTGAAGCTGGTGGAGAGGATGGAGGAATGGTTCAAGGAGAAGGGGGCGGAGTACGCGTACATGGCGACCGAGAAGGACAACGAGGCTTCCATCCGCCTCTTCACGGGGCGGTGCGGCTACTCCAAGTTTCGCACCCCGGCCATCCTCGTGCAACCGGTGTTCGCGCACCGCCTCGCCCTCCCCCGCGCCATCGCCATCGTCCGCCTCCCCGCTGCCGACGCCGAGGCCCTGTACCGCCGCCGCTTCGCAGCCACAGAGTTCTTCCCGCGCGACATCGACGCCGTCCTCGCCAACCCGCTCTCCCTCGGCACCTTCCTCGCCGTCCCCGCTGGCTGCGCCGCGGCGGCCAGGTGGGAGGGGGCGGACGCCTTCCTGGCGGACCCGCCGTCGTCGTGGGCGGTGGCGAGCGTGTGGAACTCCAAGGAGGTGTTCCGGCTCGAGGTGCGGGGCGCGGGGCGGTGGCGGCGGGCGCTGGCGCTGGCGAGCCGGGCGGTGGACTGGGCGCTGCCGTGGCTGCGGATCCCGTCGGTGCCCGACCTGTTCCGGCCGTTCGGGATGTACCTTATGTACGGGCTCGGCGGGGAGGGCCCCGCAGCGGCGGCGTACGCGCGGGCGGTGTGCCGGCACGCGCACAACATGGCGCGGACGGACCCGGGGTGCCGGGTGGTGGCGGCGGAGGTGGCGGCGTGCGAGCCACTCCGCGAGGGGATCCCCCACTGGAGCCGCCTCTCGTGCGCCGAGGACCTGTGGTGCGTGAAGCGCCTCGCCGAGGAGTATAGCGACGGCGCCCTCGGCGACTGGACCAAGGCCCCGCCGCCGCCGACCATCTTCGTGGACCCCAGGGAATTCTAA
- the LOC135610914 gene encoding probable N-acetyltransferase HLS1 isoform X2 encodes MEMMETMAAAVEGGVVVIREYNAERDRVGVEAVERRCEVGPSGGGMSLFTDLLGDPLCRVRHSPPFLMLVAEVICGSESREIVGIVRGCIKTVACGARKPHRGSSTTTAPSPIYANVAYLLGLRVSPAHRRRGIGLKLVERMEEWFKEKGAEYAYMATEKDNEASIRLFTGRCGYSKFRTPAILVQPVFAHRLALPRAIAIVRLPAADAEALYRRRFAATEFFPRDIDAVLANPLSLGTFLAVPAGCAAAARWEGADAFLADPPSSWAVASVWNSKEVFRLEVRGAGRWRRALALASRAVDWALPWLRIPSVPDLFRPFGMYLMYGLGGEGPAAAAYARAVCRHAHNMARTDPGCRVVAAEVAACEPLREGIPHWSRLSCAEDLWCVKRLAEEYSDGALGDWTKAPPPPTIFVDPREF; translated from the exons ATGGAGATGATGGAGAcgatggcggcggcggtggaagGAGGAGTGGTAGTGATCAGGGAGTACAACGCGGAGCGGGACAGGGTGGGAGTGGAGGCTGTAGAGCGAAGGTGCGAGGTAGGGCCCAGCGGCGGCGGCATGTCCCTCTTCACCGACCTGCTCGGCGACCCCCTCTGCCGCGTCCGCCACTCCCCTCCCTTCCTCATGCTG GTAGCGGAGGTGATATGTGGGTCGGAGAGCAGGGAGATCGTTGGGATTGTGCGCGGGTGCATCAAGACCGTGGCCTGCGGCGCCCGGAAGCCCCACCGCGGCTCCAGCACTACCACCGCCCC TTCCCCCATCTATGCGAACGTCGCGTACCTCCTCGGCCTCCGCGTCTCCCCCGCCCACCG ACGACGAGGGATCGGGTTGAAGCTGGTGGAGAGGATGGAGGAATGGTTCAAGGAGAAGGGGGCGGAGTACGCGTACATGGCGACCGAGAAGGACAACGAGGCTTCCATCCGCCTCTTCACGGGGCGGTGCGGCTACTCCAAGTTTCGCACCCCGGCCATCCTCGTGCAACCGGTGTTCGCGCACCGCCTCGCCCTCCCCCGCGCCATCGCCATCGTCCGCCTCCCCGCTGCCGACGCCGAGGCCCTGTACCGCCGCCGCTTCGCAGCCACAGAGTTCTTCCCGCGCGACATCGACGCCGTCCTCGCCAACCCGCTCTCCCTCGGCACCTTCCTCGCCGTCCCCGCTGGCTGCGCCGCGGCGGCCAGGTGGGAGGGGGCGGACGCCTTCCTGGCGGACCCGCCGTCGTCGTGGGCGGTGGCGAGCGTGTGGAACTCCAAGGAGGTGTTCCGGCTCGAGGTGCGGGGCGCGGGGCGGTGGCGGCGGGCGCTGGCGCTGGCGAGCCGGGCGGTGGACTGGGCGCTGCCGTGGCTGCGGATCCCGTCGGTGCCCGACCTGTTCCGGCCGTTCGGGATGTACCTTATGTACGGGCTCGGCGGGGAGGGCCCCGCAGCGGCGGCGTACGCGCGGGCGGTGTGCCGGCACGCGCACAACATGGCGCGGACGGACCCGGGGTGCCGGGTGGTGGCGGCGGAGGTGGCGGCGTGCGAGCCACTCCGCGAGGGGATCCCCCACTGGAGCCGCCTCTCGTGCGCCGAGGACCTGTGGTGCGTGAAGCGCCTCGCCGAGGAGTATAGCGACGGCGCCCTCGGCGACTGGACCAAGGCCCCGCCGCCGCCGACCATCTTCGTGGACCCCAGGGAATTCTAA